Below is a genomic region from Medicago truncatula cultivar Jemalong A17 chromosome 3, MtrunA17r5.0-ANR, whole genome shotgun sequence.
TATACAAGAGCAAATACATCAATTCAAACACTACCAAAACCTACAAAAtctccataaaataaaatcacttttCATTACAAGTAAAAGTAGTTCTTATTCTTAAAACCTAACATATTATagtaaaaacaaatcaaaatatcatagaTGAATTATGAAATTGAACTACCCTGTTTGATTGAATCGTGTGCCATAGAAAGTAAAAACGGAAGAAAAGTGAAATTTGACTTACAGTTACAGAAGCTTCAATCCTTTGAACAGTGTTGCGATTTGGGAACGGTGAAAGATCAGAGGGATTCGGGCACGGTGAAGATCAGGGTTTAGATTGTaacaatatatatgatttttattaccAAAATTACCATATACTCCTCCAAATTAGTGAGATTTTCGGATTAACTAAGGACATATTTGTAAAATTAACGAATATtggttttattaaataaataaatataaaaataaatagcgAAAAGACCGGCACGATGTCCGTCTGTCCATATTCTTTTAAACTTTTGCATctctttcatattattttaaacCTTTGTGACTTTTTCCTATCTCAAAAATTGATTGTTTCTTCTTCAATACAAAATGAATCATCAACCAAATTCTCATAAAATCTCTTTCCAAAATTCTGCTATATCTAACTTCCATGACGAGAATAGAATTACTCTCACAAATCTGTTCAACCAGATTAAAGTTTTGGTAAGGTTTAGTATGGGAAAGGATTCtttttcccatgatgggaaagtgTCCTTTACGACCAtagatttaataatattttaattggaTGGCTGAGATTGAAGAAGTGGTAATTGTTGCAACTTGTTGTTGGACATTGTGCAACAAAAATTCCAGTCCCAccgattaattaaataataatttagcatttgtttgttttaatttattttttgtttgtatttatgGGCCTTATCAGTTTGGTTTGGGCTTAttgatttcaataaaaaatttcgGACTAAATTGACCCCCATAGAATGCTGTCATATTAAATTGAATTAGAGAAGGAagtaataaattttcaaaatttgattaaaaatatcaataatgtGTGGcagtaaattaattaaatcatgtGTACTATTGTAtgtgacataaaataatttttttttctttaaaaaaaatattttgacattAATTATGGGGGACCTGAATTAGAttgtttatattaaattatatacaCAATATTAAAgcaattagtattttttttttgaaattatgtACGTAAGTAAATATATTTAGATAGTAAATTTGAAACTtggtaaattttttaaaataaatgatcataataattattatttgtggTGGTGTTGGAAAATTCGAGCAATATATTAtccaatatattattaaaaaaaaaatcataataacatGTTTTAAATAGTGTTGCAATTGGTTTATGTTTAATATTCATTTTGCTAGTTTAGTAGAGAGTTTAGATTTTGATTAGTCATTGATCATTGTTACATTTGGTTTAGGTTTAAGATTATATCTTTTTACTATAGAGTTTACAGTTTGATTAATCAGTGATCATTGTTACCTTTGGTTTAGGTCTAAGATTCTTTCTTTTTAGTAGAGAGCTTAGATTTTGATTAGTCATTGATCATTGTTACATTTGGTTTACATTTTCACGTATAATAGGACACAAATAGGAAATTACATTTGGTTTACATTTTCACGTATAACAGGACAAATaggaaaaattggaaaataataagagtaaattacactcctctcCTCTTCCCTCAAAGATCCTTGAATTACACTTCACTCTCCTCTTTTGTTAagatatacactcccctcccttgatATAACATAAAATTTGAGCAACATTCATGGATAGCGGTTGCCGTAAGCATTGCAACGTTCATGGCCTACATTGTAGCCGAATGTGCccatcattttcaatttttttatatcgtttattctaaaataattgaaaaatgataGATATAAATTTGTTATAATCTTCTATTGATTGTTAGCACAACTAAACCCCAATTTCATTGAGAATAGATATGTGAAACTATCAGCTTGCAATGAAATTCATggacatcaatatcaaatcaagaGTTTTTATTTCAGATCTGCAGTTTATAGGACTAATTTGGAATAAGAAAATCCATTATTGGTGGATTGTTCTTTCAGAAAAGGTAAAACATGTAGATCTGTAGCACACTTGGATACAACTCTAAAATTCTGTGATGTTGAAGAAGATGCttgtttgtatattttttcTGGGTAACTTGGAAAGAAATCAAttctggaaagaaagaaatgagaGTGATAAGACCATACTGAAGTAAATGGGGGGTGCACTGgaagaaacaaagaaacattAGAAATCTAttttcagttttgttttttctctctcccTAGCAGGTTGCCAAGTGCCACCTGTCCTGGGAATTggaactttcccatggtgggaaccAAGTTTCCATTCCCAGGTTAAACTTCACCTAAAGTTTTACTTAATCATAATTTTGAGGTTATTTCTAGCGCAACGTCTTATTATTTGGTGtttaatcttttaatttatttccaACTTCACACTGATGTTTGAACAAAAATGTGTGGGttgtaaatataaaaaagagaaatgatatttgtacaaccactttgtgacaattttttgacaactttctctcatactcgcattatcctcttattctctcttttcctttttctctctccattgtttttatccaatgaaaacaaagaaaaaaaagttgtcaccaaaagttggatgaaatggttgttcaaatatcactactcgaaataaaataaacaaaatagataaataacaaCAAAGAAAGCATGTGTGTTTTAATCAATCACATAATGAACGGCCCAAAATATGCATGCACAGATACACACAGTAGATGAGAAGCACAGAATCACTTCCTTATATATGTTTCAGTTTTCAGACATGTGGATGGATAGAACATAGAACATAGTAGAACACAGAACTGAAACAAGTTTTGTTGTTGAACTCAAACTCAAACACAACAATGTCTTCAATCACATGCATAACTCACCAACCCATTATTTCAAATTCTAAGTCTTTAATCACTTCGCAAGTTTCTTCCACAAACTTGTCTTCTTCTCGGTTTCTTGGTATTAGAGTTAAGAGTGTTCGATGGTCAAGCTCAAGCTTCACCTCTAAATTTGGACCCTCTAATGGGTCAAGATTCACATGCTGGTTCAAGTTTGGTAAAAATGGTGTTGATGCTGAAGGTGCTGGTATTTATGGTAGTCAGTCTCGTGATGATTTTGATAGAGATGATGTTGAACAGGTACATTAACTAAACAAAATTAGtaatttgtttaattacttgttattttatgagtttaatgatatatttgtttttgtaaaattagTTTTACATGAAAATCCATTTTCTTACtgcatttttaaaataactgcAAAATACTGGATTTATCTTGGTGCATGTCCTCTTTTTTTATACTTTATTCACATTTATGCTATTGTATTTGTGCATGCAATCTTACTAGTAAAACAAATAGATTTTATCTCGAGTCATCGGTTCAGTGGTAAGAGTTTGACTTTGTAACCTTAAGAGACGAAGTTTGAATATCCTTAGAGACGATTGGTGTCACTTTAAATTAGGGGATAATTTCCCCCTTTCctcaaattgtttttaaaaaaccTGTGCATGCAATTTTGTCATAGTTTTGCTTTTGATTCTCGCAGAGATAGTCATTGTTATGTGTTTCATTCTTTTATTAGGAGTTTATTATAACTGATAAATGAGAATGATGTTGGTTGCTAGGAAATTTGTTAACTTGTGTAACCATGGAGGAGGAGTGTGCTAAATGCTTATGTATTagtggtatatatatatatatatgtcatatGTTCTTATAGTGACTCTGAAAATATgtgagaacaaaaaaaaaatcatcatggTTTTCAGTTTCATGAAACATGCTGAATAGAAACTTGAGTAGAGATATTCATGATTCATTGACTGAGTATGTTAGTGTGAGAATTTTATAACCGCATAGAAATTGGAAAAGTGAAAATGTAATTGAAGAAGGAAAGCGCGAGTGGTGAAGATAGATTAGTAGGTTTATATTTCTTCCATAAAGATGAACATAAAATTTAGGTTGGCTGAAAATGCTGTAAATCATGATATTTGCGTAAAATCTCTCTGCTCCCAACTCAAAATCATCAGATTCGTgaccttcatttttttaacagaaaaacCTTCTCTTATTGACTGTCATTACTCATTAAGCATTGTAATCTAGAAAATTAGTTTTTGAAGAGAATGTGCATGTGATGGAAAATGTTCCTATAATAATACCAAACCAGTAAAATATTTATGTCGGCATCATAATCTTTTGCAGTACTTCAACTATATGGGGATGCTCGCTGTTGAAGGAACATATGATAAAATGGAGGCACTTCTAAGCCAAAAAATTCACCCTGTGGACATTCTACTGTTGTTGGCTTCATCAGAAGGTGACTTGCCGAAAATTGAGGAACTCTTGAAAGCAGGAGCAAAATATGATGTAAAAGACGCAGATGGACGGACAGCGTTGGATAGGGCTAATTCTGAAGTTAAAGATTTCATTCTTAATTTTTCAGTGCAGAGAGCATGATTAGTTTGTTACCATTATTTGCCATTTCAGCTACAtagttgtttatgttatgataaCTTTTGAACTATGTTATTTCATATGATTTGGCCTTTGGATTCATTATTAGCATGAAGTTTATGTCAATATCAGTCTACCCTCGTGACTATCATAGATATACTAATTAAGAAGAGACTATGCAGCACTGACACTTCAGATTAAATGTATGTCTGATGTCCGACGTGTGTCAGTGTCTGACACCGACGCATGtagttacattcaatcacttcgattttttttaaattattatctgTGTCATTGGTGTGCCCAGTGCCTGGGTCTGTGTCAATGCATCATTGAAAACTGATAACATTCATAAAGTAGTTACTGCAAAACAGATGGTGAGGGAACATTATTGAGATTGAGTTGCCAATTTGCACATAAATCTTCCCTCTGGTATggctcttttttttctttcttcaggaACCTCTGGTATGGCTCTTGTTGATACAACTTATAGTGCCAGTGCACATGCACATGCACATGCACAATATATCACTGCTTTGTAAATGTATATTCCCAGGTCTTTTTGAACTTTTGTTCCAGATCAAGATGTGCACATGCTTTAGGGAACTTGTATTCAGAACATACTTACAACTGTGATAATGTTCCAGCTTAAACTGATGATTTGTTGCTTTCTAAGGAGCCTAAACTGCTGCTAGGGTAGATTAATTTAACTGGAATGGAACAATATTTTAATTCCAATACTGTGAAGACGAAACATTACATGTCACTTTTACAAGGCTACAACATAAATCTGACCAATTTCCGCATAGTTCAAAGTTTCGCCCACGCACACCCTGACTTAGGCTCAAGCCCAAAATTTCGCAGTTGATAGGTTGtacataacaacttaacaaacTTGTCGGTTGATTTAGCTAGCATACATGGCTttaaattttttccttttaacaAAGTTCTAGGTATTGTAAATATCATATGAAGATCATCTAGATTTGATATAATATACAAAATTCAAGCTATTGAATGGAGAATGATACCATAACCAAGTTTTCTTCTGTTCATCAAAAGTCAATTCATTCTTCAGGGACAATGTGATGCCTTTCATAATAAATCAACTTTTCCTACTGTAACAGTACCACCAAAAgattcataacaaaaaaattgagacATTTTCAATGTTCTTGCAT
It encodes:
- the LOC11417698 gene encoding protein LHCP TRANSLOCATION DEFECT, coding for MSSITCITHQPIISNSKSLITSQVSSTNLSSSRFLGIRVKSVRWSSSSFTSKFGPSNGSRFTCWFKFGKNGVDAEGAGIYGSQSRDDFDRDDVEQYFNYMGMLAVEGTYDKMEALLSQKIHPVDILLLLASSEGDLPKIEELLKAGAKYDVKDADGRTALDRANSEVKDFILNFSVQRA